The DNA segment ctttttataataataacaaattaatttctttcGACCACATTATGATCATAGTGttagtaaataagtacttaaaaaTTATAGGTTAGTAAGAGACATACATTTGGTttgatttaaaattgaaaataagcATCTGCGGTCTGCCAGCAGTGCCAGCACATGAATCATTGAGTAATGATTCAGGTACCGCCAATCAAGCCTCGACGCAAACATGCcaagccccccccccccccctctctaaaaactaaactcttGGCTtgaaaaatttgtaataatactgcttttcatgaactttcaaggaaaactataacggtcaAGATACATTCGTtagtttaatgcccgttttcaccatcaatccctattttttaagtaaaccctatggtaacaaataacaggaattttgtttacatgggggtcacttaaaaattagggattgatggtgaaaacgggcataagagtaatagtcatttaaatcatggaatattatatttcttAACTTGTAAAAATtctttagaagaaaatattaaaagtgactttagatgaattgcttgcttctgaaatatgttctgagtaattgcttgcttctgaaatatattgtgttaacgacggataactacggaaccctacactgcgcgtggcacggcACGCACTTGACCAATTTTTACCTTTTAAAGTAAGGAACCGTAGAAATGAACACTgtgaatataaatatttatttctatttgtttatctactatataaaaataagtcgggttttcctccctgacgctataactccagaacgcacgaaccgatttccacggttttgcattcgttggaaaggtctcgggctccgtgaggtttatagcaaagaaaattcaggaaaaatttcaacagaaaagcgggaagggggtaaaacgggatccacgcgtacgaagtcgcgggcggccgctagttaaataTAAAATCTTACCGACGAGTCCCATGATCAAAGCAAACGTTGTATACAGAGATTGATCCACTAGACCCATCTGGTACCTATTCAATGTGTAGAGGTACAGGCATGCTTGTTCACCTGAAAAGTGCATAAGTGGGTTTATGTTAGAAATAATGGGTAGGTATGTTTgtatatatgtcaacgtgaaattgtgaactctgtcagtttataatataacgcgttagattgtaaactgacagtgggttaggttaggttagattgtaatttaactacgtcagattataatctgacggaattcacaattttacggtgacatatacatgAGAAGCTTTACCATTTCTCTATTCTTAGGATTACGTATTAAGTATacgatttacaaacaaaataaaaaaaatgcaattaatTGTATGATGTTACCTACTTGATTAGCAACTttgttaatacataatatgtataacgTCTCTTATGACTTATCTTGACAGGCTTCGTTTCcaatgaaagtaaataatatggtttgttattgtttaaattaatagacgattaaatataataagtaaaaaaaaattaaatgacatTCATGTCTAGTGTTCTTTAGTCCAAACGTTCATTCAAATCAGTTTGAggtgataaatattatgaaaatatagAATCGAATCAGGAAAATACTGTGTTTTTAAAAGTAGTTTAAATTGTTGGTACTTTTGTTTGCTAAACTATAGGTCTTACCTGCAACAGGACCTTGTATAACAATGTgggcacaaattactaaagtaatCTTCAATAGCTGCTTCCCACGACTTGTGAACACTAACGATAGTGTGCCCCAAACATTCTTCGGGTGAAAAAAGCTTATCAGTTTATGAAAGAAACTTCCTTCAATTTCCACTCTTCTGACATCTTGAATTCTTATCAGTGCGTAGAAGAAACAAAACATATACATAGCCAGTGAAATTCCGAATATTCCAAAGTAACCGAGATTTACAGTTAGTATGCCACTTATTGCATTTGCCAAAGGGGAACCCAATGACACTAAAACACCCGCTACACCCATTCTGAAGGTACGCGACTCGGGGGTGGTGACGTCAGCTAAATAACTGTATGACCCCATCAAAATTACATACAGACCTCCAGTAAACGTGGATGAGCTTGCTTCTATTAGTGCCATCACCCACAAGGGCCACTCCAGAAAGAAGTACGTGCCGGCAAGAATTCCTACTAATGATCCAATTTCTCCAATGACAGGTATAAGTAATAAGTATTTCCTGTTTCCTGTTTTATCACTCCATGCTCCAACAAACAATATCATTAGAGCTGGTATTCCGAATGTTATAGGTTCCCTCCAAGCTGTCATATCTGCCACAAGAACTGAGGCCTTCTTCAGGGCCTCTATGGTAGTATTGTCATCCTGAATGCCTTCCACTACCTTCCTACAAACCTCCTCTGTCTGATTTAAGTCAACTCGGCATGCTTTTTCCATATTAAATTTCTGCATAGCCGTCGATGAAAGGATTGTTGGTATAATGTAGCAAACCAAAAATGGCTCCACAGTCAACAATAGGATAAGAGATTTCATTCGTTTTATTAATCTGAAGGGTTCCTTCTTTCCATCAGTTTTTTGTTCGTTACCGTTAGCACTGTTAATTTGGGCAGCATTTGTTTTGTTCACATCGCTATTTGTGTCACTATTCATTTTTCAGTTTTCTATCACAAATTAATGGTAAATCGTCGGTAACCAATGTGTATTTGCTAGCTATAACAAGTTGCGACTGAGAGATGCGGATTTTCTgtgaccaaataaaaaaaacttgctTCAAGCTCATCCTAGAACAACTTTGCAAAGTTCAACCGCATACTTactattagtatttttttcctgtccatttaaataaatctttaataaAACCACCACGTCATCATGGTGATTATCTATCGTGGACCACGATAGATAATCACCATTCGTGGTAAATTGAGTATTGGTAGGTATTTAGTTATGCGCTGAATGAAGTTATAGGCCTTTCCACAAAAATGGAATTTCGAATCTAAATGTCATATTTTTTGATACGGTCCCACCGTAAGAACTGTTGACGGTTCACGTGCCGCACTATCGccaataatcgcaaaccagtatATTATCACTAGAATGACGGCAAAATTTAACTACCTAGAAAGACGGACGCCGGTCATATGACTGCACTCGTAATAAAACACtgtttgtttacaaaatactaGGTAaggttttacaaaacaataaattaataataagttaatattttattttttatattcaatcGTTTTTTTTCACTTCAGTGTTTTATTATCATAACAAGATCCAAATAATAGCTTACGACATCTATCACATACTTAGTAGTTATTTCACTTCTTCTTAGGTGCGAGGCATGGTTGTTTATACTCAAAAACGTTATAACATACTAAACatgaattgaaatgatgaaatatATTACTTCTGTGATCAAATGAAATAAAGCAACAAAAACTCAACGCCATAACAACAACAGTATCCTCATACTAAAAACATTTTACTAATATAAGTCCAAAGTAAAACGCGCCGTTTTTATAGGTACAActacattttaaataataataaaagcaaattaaaataatttaatcatgTAGTTTTGAGATACTAcccaaaataataaagtttagtCAAAACCTCTATGATTTATTAAGGTTTGAAATTCAAACTGCAGTCAAATGACTTGGGCTTGCTCGCTTTTTAGTACTTTGGAGGAGAATTTCTCCGAATAACATACAGGATGTTTCCTGTAAGGTGTCGACAGACAACATACACAGAATGTTttttcggccgtttggtgtagtggttcgaaacggactactattccagaggtagcgggttcgatttccgcacagtacaaacatttgtgtgcatgaacatatttgtttgtattggactgggtgttttctatgtataataagtatgtatttacaaaaaaaaaaaaagtattcaagtatgtttatatccgttgtctagtacccatagtacaagctttgcttagtttgggactagaaacgcagtataaaatgtccaaagatatttatctatttatttattttctgtaaggtgtcaagccgaggccagtaggcctaagatgcgcgccgtattaacttttatcgacgtcaaaatgtatgggcaaaatcgataaaatggcgtgataaccgcttatcgcggcgcgcatcttaggcctactggtgatAGGTGAGTGAGGACCATACCTATCGATTTTACCCCTATGTATGTTTactatttttcgtagtttaggaGCTAAAAATTACATTAGGATTTTTTTtacgcgatacggatttgtcgtACATAGGTTGGTTATTCaagacacttctccgctccgccttagTGGAAAGGGCCTTAGTGTCCACCTCTGAAAATCGTTTGGTGTAGAGTTAGACTCATAGTTCGCTGTACCTAGTTGGGTTTGCACTTGAAGCAAAAGGTCGCGATCTTGATTCCCGAACGATACAAACATTTTTGGTGTGAATTAACATTAAATTTGCATGTAAGATTGGGATGATTCTGTGTGTAGGTAATATGGATGTAACtacctatttacaaaaaatatttacatccaTTGTCTGGTATCCTCAGAGC comes from the Ostrinia nubilalis chromosome 17, ilOstNubi1.1, whole genome shotgun sequence genome and includes:
- the LOC135079939 gene encoding probable peptidoglycan muropeptide transporter SLC46 — translated: MNSDTNSDVNKTNAAQINSANGNEQKTDGKKEPFRLIKRMKSLILLLTVEPFLVCYIIPTILSSTAMQKFNMEKACRVDLNQTEEVCRKVVEGIQDDNTTIEALKKASVLVADMTAWREPITFGIPALMILFVGAWSDKTGNRKYLLLIPVIGEIGSLVGILAGTYFFLEWPLWVMALIEASSSTFTGGLYVILMGSYSYLADVTTPESRTFRMGVAGVLVSLGSPLANAISGILTVNLGYFGIFGISLAMYMFCFFYALIRIQDVRRVEIEGSFFHKLISFFHPKNVWGTLSLVFTSRGKQLLKITLVICAHIVIQGPVAGEQACLYLYTLNRYQMGLVDQSLYTTFALIMGLVGTSLAMGIFVKWLKVHDGLLGIIATTSNLLSTLTSGLAPTRDYFFAGPVLGIFGGPASTAVRSLGTKIVQPDQVGKMCSLIGFVEALLPVIYMPLYTKIYSNTINTFPGAFYIVGAIMTVPDIIIFGSFYIMHRRQQRDAVTHPEVKEMHVYENDVTAF